A stretch of DNA from Polyodon spathula isolate WHYD16114869_AA unplaced genomic scaffold, ASM1765450v1 scaffolds_1565, whole genome shotgun sequence:
CCGTGAGCCTCTGTGCAATCACATGATGTGTCCCATGATCTGCTCACGAGATGTTTTCTCTCATTTCTTccacctttacaaaaaaaaaaaactcaaaacagctGCCTCTGCTTTATTCTGATAATTCAGCCCATATGCAGAAACCCGAAGGGACTGAATACCAGATTATAAAAAGCTGAAGCAGATAATAGTAACCACGTGGCCGGCTGTGCTGCTGAACTGTAGAGAAACGAACCCCGCCGTTTATTTACAGAGTTGAGAAGCAGCTCCCCTTTGCATTCAAACTGCATTAAAAGAAATCACAGTGCATACGATAGTTGATAACACGTTAcagtgtgtctctaattactgtgtgtttacatcgTAGTTATTTAGTAAAGACGTTTTTGCTGACACAGAATTGCAATGTTAATCTGCATATAATGGTTTAACCCTATCCTTTTTTTGTGATatacaataataatctttatttttaattagcgcCTTTcacatcacaaagcgctttacaagatacgagactaagtgtgtgaaccatgcatcagctgcagagtcacttacaacaacgtctcgccccaaagacgcagcgcaaggaggttcagtgactcgctcagggtcacacagcgagtcagtggctgaggtgggatttgaaccggggaccttctggttacaagcccgtttttaaccactggaccgcacagccTGCAAAAAGCAGCTTAGCCCGTTTAAGTGAATCCCCTAGTTAAAGGGGAGATGCACCCTTAAGTGTTGTGCTTAGATTGAATACTCAAGGCACGCAAGCAGGCTGTGGTCGCTCAAGCTTGCTGGCACGGGTTTGTTGTTAGTAAACGGGAGCAGCACAAACACTCGAAACACTCTGCAGGACAGTAACTCCGGGCTGCGTTTCCTCCAACACCTCCGTCATTCATTAGAGACGAAACAGTGACACCCAGTGGCGTAATGCTGCAACTGCGTCTTCCTTGAGATTATTTTAATTCACTCAACTAAAGACTGTATTTATGAACTTTCAGCTCGGGGGGCATTTTAGGAAATGTTATTTATTCTTCGACTCCGTGTACATTCATCAATTTTCTTTTTGCTGTACTTTGCTGCTGTGTGcggtttcaaaataaaaaagcacagagaggtctggtaaagcatagggaagcattgtaaagcacggagaggtctggtaaagcatagggaggcattgtaaagcgcaCAAATcacacttagttttttttttatttttataaaaacaaaacaatacatttgacaGCTACATTACACAACtactgatttgatttatttatgtatttttaacaacagtgtgtgttttaattttcacCTCACAAACACATCCTCCGGTCTAGCGTCGCAATTGCTCAAAACAACGGATGGAGGTGGTGATTAATTTTTTAAGCATCGCAGGTGAAAACATACCGACTGGAAACGAGAAtgacagtgtgtgcgtgtgtgtgtgtgtgtgtgtgtgtgtgtggtgatcgGGAGAGAGCTGGGGAGGCACGGGTATTAAATATTCATTGCGGACATGTGTTCGTTGGTTGTAAACTTACCTCCGAGATGCTGTGGCGCCGGTGTCCAGGTGGGAGATCGTGTTCAGCTGAGGTAGTTCTTACGAATCGAGgctttgcgtgtgtgtgtgtgttcgcgtGTACGGAGGCGCTTGCAAGAGCTTGTGTGCAGCCAGACCTCGCCTTTAATATTTACTACTTTAAAATCAACCAGGCAGACGTGGTGGTGCTACTATTACAATAAGCTCAGTGCAGCGGCGACTGAATCAATTATCCAACCGGGCTTAGTGACGTGGAATCCACAACTATATTAATACCTGTGGACGATCAACGGTAAGAACGTGCTGTTGACGTTTATGATCTCTGTGAATGAGAAAGACTTTAAAAAAGGTTcggtttgttgtgtgtgtgtgtgtgtgtgtgtgtgtgtgtgtgtgtgtggggggggtgaaTTCAGCTCCTAAATCTATCTCCTCTTAGTTTCCAAATGTGCCGCCGGGCCCTGGTTTCCGTGCAGCGCTTACAGAGTGTGGTTAGGGTCCACTTTGCCAGCTCTCTTTAATTACCCGTTCGTGATCTGAACTCTCCCATTGTAACCTGCAAGTGGCTCTTTTCCAATACAGTATGGAAACCTCCACACAGCTAAGATGACCTGGGGGCCTGGGGGGCAGCGCTGGGAATTTCATTAAGGCTTTGAGCATGTTCACGTGTATTCGATTACAGCGCACCTTTCTCAGCAAGACACACGATCCAGGCCGCATCTCGTGATATTAATTCGTCCGTGAGTCGTATTACAGGTTGCGGTTTGTTGCAATCTGTCTTTTGCAACGTGCAACGTGCAGGAGAACGGATTATCCCCCTTTCTTTTTAATCAGAGATGACTCACTGAGCAGGGATATCGGATGGTCAATCGAATGATCTGCCCATTTGTGCTGTACGTTTTACACGGTTGCCAGTCTAAGCTTTTAAGAAAGAAGTTAAACATAGTATTAACCGCTTTGGTTACGCTATATTGATGAGACCAGACCGTGTTTCAAATCTTACCATTATCAGTTCCAAACACCCACATTGCATCCTGCATTGAACGTTATTGTCTAGAGACAATGCTGCTTAACAGAGACAGGCGATTGATGAGACGAGCTGAGCCCCTGGAGAGACAGCCTGAGAAGGGACAGCGATGGTCCCGCTGATCCGAAGGGATTGGGACTGTCTGTGTCGCCTCTATGCCTGCTATGTCCAGTCGCTCAAGACACTACGCGACTATAGTTTGTTTCtgttatacaaaagtatcgcaaagcaccgTGCAGTACAGAGCagagaaaaagaacaaaccacactGCATTTCTATAGCACGGCACACATACAACTGTTATAATCGGaccatttaaattaaacaacagCATACGCATAATACAAAACCCACTAAGACAAgagagccattttataaaagtgtgtttttagtcttgaaaactgtaacggctCCAGCTTCCCTGagaaacgaaggcagagcatctcataatttcggagctctacaagaaaaagccctcccacCTCCCTTGTTGATTTTGTTGACCccgggaataaccagcagccccgcatcctgtgatctcagaggcggtttggaagatacagggtcagtaactcttgcaaataactcAGTGCTAATTCATTCAGAGCCTtgtaacagcaaaatcttaaaatcaatcctatactgcacagggagccagtgtaaagaggccaaaacaggggtaatacgtttctctgttcctggttttagttggaattctagcggcggtatttTGGGACaagttttgggacaccagaaaaaagggTGCATtccaataatcaattctagatgaatcAAAGGcgtgcattagtctctcggcaccAGACTACTCTCGTTTACAGGGTTACCGTGGTTACCAACTTTCGTCCCATATACGTGTGCAAATGGTTTGTCTCTTCAGTCACTTGAAACCTAAGTTCTACATATGCCAAaatcacatacattttcattCTACAGCGCCGAGATTTGCGGGAAACCAGTTTGTAAAACCCCGTCTGGTCTCGTTCACCAGTATCAAATTATCACgtagtcaaagaaactagaaCACGACACCCCGAAGGTCTAACCGATAATGATCGTTCATCTTAGATTTCGaaatgctttttcatttttgtcagtatatggaaaaaaaaataaaattacagaggCGTTCTGCGGTTCAATCAGCTGGTGCAACATTATTCAACGGGTTTCATTGGACTTTGTGAAGCACCGtgtgttaattctgtagagtGATGCGACAGGGTATTGCTCAAAAGTCAACGATCACAAACACGCAGGGGTTTGCAAACAGAAAGGCAGCGGATCTCATCCTGAAGGAAGGAGGGTTTCCAGAGCTAATGCGCTGCCCTTGATTCACAGCGGCTCCCAGACGTGCTTCAACACGACACACGACTTCAATTGAAGGGGCTGTTTGCCGGTCAGCGAAACTGGCTTCGGGCGAAAGAAGCACTGGATCAAACAAGCAGGGATCGAGCCCGGCTCTGCTCGGGAGCCGCTGTAGTGCACGGAGCAGCTCCAGATCAAAACGCGTTTATTAATCCGGCGTCCCTCCGCCTCCCCCGTTCCCTCCTCCAATTTGTCATCGTGAAGGGTTGAAAGCTGTTGGCGCGGCTTGTAATCAATCTCCTAAAAGGAgctctgcatttatttatttatttataatgctttttttccCTTCTTTTCATTACGTCAGAacactttaccagacctctctgtgctttacaatgcttccctgtgctttaccagacctctctgtgctttacaatgcttccctatgctttaccagacctctctgtgctttacaatgcttccctatgctttaccaccagacctctctgtgctttacaatgcttccctatgctttaccagacctctctgtgctttacaatgctcccctatgctttaccagacctctctgtgctttacaatgcttccctatgctttaccagacctctctgtgctttacaatgcttccctatgctttaccagacctctctgtgctttacaatgcttccctatgctttaccagacctctctgtgctttacaatgcttccctatgctttaccagacctctctgtgctttacaatgcttccctatgctttaccacacctctctgtgctttacaatgcttccctatgctttactatgcctctctgtgctttacaatgcttccctatgaaaATGTCTGTCCCCCCGCGCATAAAAGGTCGACTTCTCCGGGTTTACTGTTGCTTGGCGTTTCGTGTTTACAAATCTCCCGTGGACAACCGTGGGAAACTCTTCTTTCTCTGATCGCTTTAAACCGCAGAGCTGACCGGCGTTCCCAACACAAATGTGCggctttattaatattattaaaccgATGGCAATGGCACACCAGCTGCTGTCTaaatcccttctctctctctctctctctctctctctctctctctctctctctctctctctctctctctctcactctctcactctctcactctcatccccttaaaaaaaatgaattgaattgAAATGTGTACGCACCTGGACTCCGCAGACTACCAGGCATCGCCCGTAGCGAGAGTGTTTGTATATGGTATACGATTTGAGATATTTTTTTAAGATAGCGGCAGACAGATTATCTTCTTGAATTAATTAATCTGCGACTGTGCATCTGAGCGAACAAAAGGACCTGCTGAAGCGGCAGAACGCGTAAaggtcctgagagagagagagagagagagagagagagagagagagagagagagagagagagagagagagagagagagagagagagagagagagagagagagagagagagatgggatgGCCAGAGTTTAGTTTTCGCTTTGCACAAGTAAATCAGACGCCGAGAAGAGAAGAGGCATTAATCTAAGTGGCACACTGACCTAGCAGAAGGGGGATTAGGCTACTAGCGATTGCATTTGATAGAAGAGGAAAGCAGAAACATCCGGTTTGCTTTGCACAGATTAAAACGGGTAAGTGATTTTACGGCTCTTCTATTCTAAATGATATCGCCGGTTTGATTGTTTTAGTTGTAGCTGGACAGTATCGCATGTAACTCGGGGGGTCGTGCCGTGTGCGTGTCGCTAGGTCCCGTATGGCATCGCTGTCACAGATATTACTAACTCTGTATGATGGACTTCTTAGGGATTATTAAAGATTAGAAAACGCTGCATTATCCGGTGGTTCGGCTTTCCCTAGTGTTCTTTGAAAACACTGttcacaaacaaaatatatattttaaagttattattattattattattattattattaagggcGGCGCGGCGGGTCGGTGTGAGTTTGCATGCTCTCcccgtgttcgcgtgggttttatgtgggtactccggtttcctcccacagtccaaagagaCGCTGCCAGGCTGGATTGGCCTCTCTTAGTTGCCAGAGTTACTCGAATGCAAGTGAGAGTGTATTGCGTTAACCTCTTATTGCCGAGGTGTTGTACAGTACATTGGTTTGGGTTCAGGGATCTGCAGTTCGTTTGCCTTTAAAACAGataatgttttacataatttGGAATAGTCCAACttgagtgagggagggagcagttcagtctccgtgcctaaagcctgccctggactggagggagcatcctttctcttagcgggggtgagggagggagggcgcagttcagtctccgtgcctcaagcctgccctggactggagggagccccctttctcgtagggtgtgagggagggagttCTGAGGATTGCAGTTGACTCTTTATCTGGAGGTTTCAGTGTGGTATTACATCTTCCCTCTGTCTAAAAATAGCAGATAAGAAGGAGAGGAAAAaggagaagagggagagagagagggagagaggggggtgggGCTCACAGCGTTCCCTAATTCCGGCTGCGCTATGACACAAACGGCAGTCCCATTCCTGCCCTCTAGATCATTATAGTTCCATACTTCACACTACTATTCCCTAGCCTAGAGCCACAGTGTTTATTATTGCCTGTTTAAAAGTAGTGCATGCCTTCTGTATTGGTATTAGTGTTATTATAGCAGCTCTGTCACATGTAATTGGTTCCAGGCATTACAATAGCCCTGCAGCTGTTCACGAGTGTCCTGATCTTTGGAGCATTCATCACAAGCCATATTGTAGAAGTAATGAAAGACTATAAAAATAGATTGAGCTCATTTAAAGAGCTTTATTTAACCTGAGTATTAGTTTGTGGAAATtgggagagggagagcaggggaCAGGGGACAGGGACTGGGACGGGGGACGTTTACAgcaataaaagcacagcagtgtaataaagtatgataaagcacagagcggggtggtaaagcatagggaagcattgtaaagcacagagaggtctggtaaagcatatacaaattaaaaggactgcaaacacacacacacactgtatttgaaaaaggaaaacaccAAAAGGAGCAAAGACCTAAAATAATAAAGGAAAGtagatacacaaaaaaaaatgtgaacaattgatgaaaaaaataataaaatctatcaTTTCACGATGTTTCGGACAACTTCAACTGGACGTGAGATAGCAGGACTGTGAAGGAGCTCTCTTTCAAAAGAGAACTTCCAGAGGATGATGATGTCACGATGACTTCACAATGGAATGTCcgttccaagaggttccaaaagAGCCTCGTTTGAAAAGGAATTtgccttctctttttttttttgcttcctggcTGCACGGGTTCCCACTGCGGTGACTGATCCCACCAATTGCAACGCCTTCCGCAGCTCATTGGTTCAGTTGTAAAACTTTTGGCCCAAGCTGTACTGtgatatatttttgcattttgtttttgtttaggtgTTTTCCCTTGGAGATGCGGGTCAGCGGCTGGGAGAATCCTAAAAGACTACAAGCTGGAGCGAGTCTGATCTGAACAAACCCGGTTATGAGACTCTGGCGGTAACTTTCTCCCTCCTCCTTTATTGGAAATAATTGTGTATCGCCTgcaatacactagctgtgcactagatggcactgccACTTTCtaatattatatgtgtgtgtgtgtgtgtgtatatatatatatatatacacacacacatatatatataggaacCTATAGCCTCTTTAAGCTGTTAGCTTTTGAACCCttgaaggtacacaaggaattgaacgCTTGTTGttcaaatgtgttgtttttcttcttaaaatacatttgagagcaacTCAATCATCACGAGGAGGGAACTGACAGTTTAGACAACCAGATCCAATCTCCACAGCAAATTTGAAACCCAGTTTTGAGTTGTGTTTCTGGGAAAACTAGAAAGCGAAtgggtgtaattcaatatgttaatgcaacattattctGCAGGGTTCATGCGATAGCTATTCATTTTATAGGGTGAGGCAAAACTCCTGGCCAGAGCTGTAAGTTCTTCCTCTTTGTCTCCCCAGGCAGGTGGCAAGATGATCACGGGCGATGGTCGCGGGCGCCCTGGGGTGTGGCTGCCCCTTCTCCTGGCGGGTCTGGCCGTGGCTCTGGGGGGTTCCCCCTTGTCCTGCCCCCCAAAATGTGAGTGTTCCTCCGGCGAGCAGAGGGTGTTGTGCGCCCGCCGACGCCTGACCGTCGTCCCGGAGAACCTCCCCTCCGACGCGAAGCTCCTGGACCTGAGCAGGAACCGGCTGAAGACCCTCAGCTCGGAGGAGTTCTCCGACCTGCCCCTGCTCCTGGAGCTGGACCTGAGCGAGAACGTCATCTCCGTTGTGGAACCCGGCTCCTTCCGCAACCTGCCCGCCCTCCGGATCCTCCGTCTCAGGGGGAACCGGATCAAGATCCTCCCGGTGGGGGTGTTCTCCGGCCTCCAGAGCCTCCGCGTCCTGGATCTGCGCCAGAACCAGATCCTGGTGTTCGTCGACCACACCTTCAGGGAGCTCTCGAACCTGCGGCAGCTGGAGGTCGGGGAGAACGACCTGGTCTTCCTCTCCAACCGCGCCTTCTCCGGGCTCCTCAGCCTCCAGGAGCTGACCCTGGAAAAGTGCAACCTCACCTCCATCCCCGTGGAGGCCCTATCCCAGCTCCAGGGGCTGCTCCTGCTGCGCTTCCGACGGCTCAGCAGCATCGGCGGGATCCAGGACCTTTCGTTCAGGAGGCTGCAGAGGCTGAGGAGCCTGGAGTTCAGGCAGTGCCCCTCGCTGGGCACCCTGACAGGGAACAGCCTCCTGGGGCTGAACCTCACCTCGCTGTCCATCACAGGATGCAACCTGACCTCCGTCCCCTACCTGTCTCTCCGACATTTGGTCTACCTCCGCTACCTCGACCTCTCCTACAACCCCATCTCCGTGGTGCAGGGCCACCTGTTAGGAGACCTCCTCAGGCTGCAGGAGTTCCACTTGGCTGGAGGCAAGCTGCTGACCGTCGAGCCGGGGGCTTTTCGGGGCTTGACCCAATTCCGGCTGCTCAATGTCTCCTCTAACGAGCTTCCCACCCTGGAGGAGGGGGTTTTCCACTCGGTGGGCAACCTGGAGACCCTCCGGCTGGACGGGAACCCCCTGGCCTGCGACTGCCGGCTGCTCTGGTTGATCCGCAGACGGTTGCGTTTGAATTTCGACGGCCGCCAGCCCTCCTGCTTCACCCCGGAGTCGGCCCGCGGGAGGGAGTTTAAGGACTTCACTGAAATTCTGTTTCCGGGGCATTTCACCTGCAGGAGGTCCCGGATCATAGACCGGAAGCCCCAGGTGGTCCAGACTGACGAAGGCAACACGGTTCTGTTCTCCTGCCAGGCGGATGGGGACCCAGCCCCAAAGATCTCCTGGCTCACCCCACAGAAGACAGTCGTGACCCCCAGCGGCAGGGTCCGGGTGCTTCTCGATGGGAGCCTGGAGGTCCGTTACGCTCAAGTCCAGGACGGCGGGAGCTACCAGTGCGTGGCGAGCAACGCGGCCGGGAATGACAGCCTGCCCGTCAGCCTGCAGGTGCGCGGATTCAACCTGTCGTCGGCGGGCAACCGCAGCTTCCTGTACTTTCCGGACCTGCAGCCGACCCCCTTCAACGTCTCTACCTCTCGGGGGCCTGCCCGCAAACCCTTTGGCGCCAAGAAACTCCTCTTGGCCACCACCATGGGCTTCATATCCTTCCTCAGCTCGATGGCCATCTGCTTCGTCTTTATGTTTTTCTGGAGCCGTGGGAAGGGGAAGATTAAGCACAACACCACCATTGCCTTTGTGCCGCGGagcagtgggggaggaggggaggggggggaggagcaGAGGGAGGGGACGG
This window harbors:
- the lingo4b gene encoding LOW QUALITY PROTEIN: leucine-rich repeat and immunoglobulin-like domain-containing nogo receptor-interacting protein 4b (The sequence of the model RefSeq protein was modified relative to this genomic sequence to represent the inferred CDS: deleted 2 bases in 1 codon) is translated as MITGDGRGRPGVWLPLLLAGLAVALGGSPLSCPPKCECSSGEQRVLCARRRLTVVPENLPSDAKLLDLSRNRLKTLSSEEFSDLPLLLELDLSENVISVVEPGSFRNLPALRILRLRGNRIKILPVGVFSGLQSLRVLDLRQNQILVFVDHTFRELSNLRQLEVGENDLVFLSNRAFSGLLSLQELTLEKCNLTSIPVEALSQLQGLLLLRFRRLSSIGGIQDLSFRRLQRLRSLEFRQCPSLGTLTGNSLLGLNLTSLSITGCNLTSVPYLSLRHLVYLRYLDLSYNPISVVQGHLLGDLLRLQEFHLAGGKLLTVEPGAFRGLTQFRLLNVSSNELPTLEEGVFHSVGNLETLRLDGNPLACDCRLLWLIRRRLRLNFDGRQPSCFTPESARGREFKDFTEILFPGHFTCRRSRIIDRKPQVVQTDEGNTVLFSCQADGDPAPKISWLTPQKTVVTPSGRVRVLLDGSLEVRYAQVQDGGSYQCVASNAAGNDSLPVSLQVRGFNLSSAGNRSFLYFPDLQPTPFNVSTSRGPARKPFGAKKLLLATTMGFISFLSSMAICFVFMFFWSRGKGKIKHNTTIAFVPRSSGRRGGGGGAEGGDGGKFSMRLM